Below is a genomic region from Pontibacillus yanchengensis.
CAGATGCAGCAAATGTGATGGGAATGAGTTATGAACAAATGGTTGAAGAATTTGTATGTATTTCATTGCAAGATTAGGGAAACCCACTTATAATGAAATCGCTTACAGCTTTTAAATGAGCATAATTGTTTATATCCTGTTGCATATGTGAATAGAACATGTATACTAATTGCTGTATAGAAACAGGATGACTTTGACTGAACTGATTATTCATGGGAGGTAAGTTCATGGTAGCCGATAAAGCAACTGATTCTGCAAATGAAAATAACAATGAAAAGATGGATGTATTAAAATCAACACAAACAGTAGTAAGTAATGCTCTAGAGAAACTAGGTTATCCAAAAGAGGTTTTTGAATTATTAAAAGAACCAGTTCGAATGATGTCAGTACGTATTCCAGTACGTATGGATAATGGCTCTATTAAAATATTTACGGGCTACAGAGCTCAGCATAATGATGCTGTAGGTCCGACAAAGGGTGGGGTTCGATTCCATCCAAATGTAACAGAAAAAGAAGTGAAAGCTCTTTCTATTTGGATGAGCTTAAAAGCAGGCATTGTTGACCTTCCTTATGGTGGAGGTAAGGGAGGCATTGTTTGTGATCCAAGAGAAATGTCCTTCAGAGAATTAGAAGGGTTAAGTCGTGGATACGTTCGTTCGATAAGTCAAATTGTAGGACCTACAAAAGATATACCTGCACCAGACGTCTTTACAAATTCTCAAATCATGGCTTGGATGATGGATGAATACAGTCGTATTGACGAATTTAATAACCCTGGATTCATCACAGGTAAACCTATTGTATTGGGTGGTTCACATGGTCGTGAGTCAGCTACAGCAAAGGGAGTTACTATCTGTATCGAAGAAGCAGCAAAAAAGAAAGACATTAACATTAAAGGTGCTCGAGTCGTTATTCAAGGATTTGGAAACGCTGGTAGCTTCTTAGCGAAATTCATGCATCATAAGGGTGCAAAAGTTATAGGCATTTCAGACGCATATGGTGCCTTACATGATCCAGAAGGTTTGGACATTGATTACTTATTAGATCGTCGTGATAGTTTTGGGGCGGTCACTAACCTCTTCAAAAATACCATTTCAAATCAAGAACTGCTTGAATTGGATTGTGATATCTTAGTACCAGCAGCTATTGAGAATCAAATTACAGAAGAGAATGCTCATAATATAAAAGCAAGTATTGTAGTTGAAGCAGCAAATGGCCCAACCACATTAGAAGCTACTAAGATCCTTTCAGAACGTGAAATCCTACTTGTCCCTGACGTTTTAGCATCAGCTGGAGGAGTAACCGTTTCTTATTTTGAATGGGTACAAAACAACCAAGGCTATTATTGGAGCGAAGAAGAAGTGGAAGAAAAGCTTCATAAAGTTATGGTGAAAGGGTTTAACTCAGTATATAATACAGCAGAAACAAGACGAATTGATATGCGTCTTGCGTCGTACATGGTTGGCGTAAGGAAGATGGCAGAAGCAGCACGCTTCCGTGGATGGATATAGCTTGAAACTTTACTTAGCATCTCCTATCATAATGTTGGTAGGAGATGCTTTTATTTTGTAAATAAAGATGAGCTATACGTTATATAATAAAAAATCTTATTCCATTCAGAAAAATTCTAAGCTGTTTTCATCTAAGAGGAGTGAAATAAAGTGCAAAAAGAAGAAGTGATTATTATTGGAGCTGGTCCTTGTGGTATGTCTGCCGCTATTGAACTTCAAGAGCGTGGCATAAATCCTCTCCTTATAGAAAAAGGGAATGTGGTAAATTCTATTCACAATTACCCAACCCATCAAATGTTTTTTAGTTCCAGTGAAAAATTAGAAATTGGCCAGATGCCGTTTATCACGGAACATAAAAAGCCGGTTCGGAACCAGGCTTTAGCCTATTATCGTGCTGTAGCACAACGTAAAAACTTACGTATAAATGCTTTTGAAAAAGTTGAGAAAGTTAATAAAGAAGATTATCACTTCCACTTATGTACACTAAAGAAAAATGGTGAGCAAGTTGAATATATTGCAAATAAAGTGATTATTGCCACTGGCTACTATGATCAACCGAATTATATGGGAATTAAAGGTGAGACTTTAGATAAGGTTATGCACTATTTCAAGGAACCTCACCCTTATTTTGATAAAGAAGTAGTTGTCATTGGGGGCAAGAACTCAGCCGTAGATACGACACTAGAGCTTGTCAAAGCAGGAGCTCGGGTTACTGTTCTATATCGTGGTGCTGAATACTCTAAAAGTGTTAAGCCGTGGATTCTACCTGAATTTGATGCTTTAGTGCAAAAAGAAGACATTAAAATGGAGTTTAATGCTACCGTAACAGAAATTACGGAAG
It encodes:
- a CDS encoding YpdA family putative bacillithiol disulfide reductase, which translates into the protein MQKEEVIIIGAGPCGMSAAIELQERGINPLLIEKGNVVNSIHNYPTHQMFFSSSEKLEIGQMPFITEHKKPVRNQALAYYRAVAQRKNLRINAFEKVEKVNKEDYHFHLCTLKKNGEQVEYIANKVIIATGYYDQPNYMGIKGETLDKVMHYFKEPHPYFDKEVVVIGGKNSAVDTTLELVKAGARVTVLYRGAEYSKSVKPWILPEFDALVQKEDIKMEFNATVTEITEDKVFYEVNGQTYEVENDFVFAMTGYHPDHSFLKQMGITIEEDTGRPSFHDETMETNVPGLFIAGVIAAGYNNNEIFIENGRHHGEFIAKAICGEQL
- a CDS encoding Glu/Leu/Phe/Val family dehydrogenase, which gives rise to MVADKATDSANENNNEKMDVLKSTQTVVSNALEKLGYPKEVFELLKEPVRMMSVRIPVRMDNGSIKIFTGYRAQHNDAVGPTKGGVRFHPNVTEKEVKALSIWMSLKAGIVDLPYGGGKGGIVCDPREMSFRELEGLSRGYVRSISQIVGPTKDIPAPDVFTNSQIMAWMMDEYSRIDEFNNPGFITGKPIVLGGSHGRESATAKGVTICIEEAAKKKDINIKGARVVIQGFGNAGSFLAKFMHHKGAKVIGISDAYGALHDPEGLDIDYLLDRRDSFGAVTNLFKNTISNQELLELDCDILVPAAIENQITEENAHNIKASIVVEAANGPTTLEATKILSEREILLVPDVLASAGGVTVSYFEWVQNNQGYYWSEEEVEEKLHKVMVKGFNSVYNTAETRRIDMRLASYMVGVRKMAEAARFRGWI